In a single window of the Mesoplodon densirostris isolate mMesDen1 chromosome 16, mMesDen1 primary haplotype, whole genome shotgun sequence genome:
- the ZNF655 gene encoding zinc finger protein 655 isoform X3, translating into MEEISAQEAAGSPRVQFQPLETHSEGLSPEPQFVQDTDMEQGLTGDGETREENELLIPKQKIPEEVHSYKVRVGRLKKDIAQVPETREVYKTEDRLERLQEILRKFLFLEREFRQITISKKTFTSEKNSECNEPEKSFSLDSTLDADQRVLRIQNVDDIDKYDMSLNQNSADKHEQINLTQDFQSNEYKESLMELSHLNKCESIPATEKSYKCDACEKIFHQSSALSRHQRIHTREKPYKCKECEKSFSQSSSLSRHKRIHTREKPYKCEASDKSCEASDKSCSQSSDIIQHKRIHTRAKSYKCSNCERVFSRSVHLTQHQRVHREMPCKCTVCGSDFCHTSHLAEHQKVRCEEKSYEYNECGLTFIKHQGIRLREKPYTCNECGKDFRLNSHLIQHQRIHTGEKPHECNECGKAFSQTSCLIQHHKIHRKEKSYECNDYQDNFNHSSDLVLQQEVLTREKAFDCDAWEKNLSQRAHLVHHQGIHTKEKPYECNESGETFSQVQASFSI; encoded by the coding sequence ATGGAGAGACCAGAGAAGAAAACGAGCTGTTGATTCCTAAGcagaaaattccagaagaagtACATTCATACAAAGTGAGAGTAGGAAGACTCAAAAAGGATATTGCCCAAGTTCCTGAGACTAGAGAAGTGTATAAGACTGAGGACAGATTAGAAAGGCTTCAGGAAATCTTAAGGAAATTTCTCTTCCTGGAGAGAGAGTTTAGGCAAATAACAATCAGTAAGAAAACCTTCACCAGTGAGAAGAACAGTGAATGTAATGAACCTGAAAAAAGCTTCAGTCTGGACTCAACTCTTGATGCAGATCAGAGAGTTCTTAGAATACAGAATGTTGATGACATTGATAAGTATGATATGAGCCTCAACCAGAATTCAGCTGATAAACATGAACAAATAAATCTAACACAGGATTTTCAGAGTAATGAATATAAGGAAAGTTTAATGGAACTCTCCCACCTTAATAAATGTGAGAGCATTCCTGCCACTGAGAAATCCTATAAATGCGATGCATGTGAGAAAATCTTCCATCAGAGCTCAGCCCTTTCTagacatcagagaattcatactagAGAGAAACCCTACAAATGTAAAGAATGTGAAAAATCTTTCAGTCAGAGTTCAAGTCTTAGTCGACATAAAAGAATACACACTAGAGAAAAACCCTATAAATGTGAAGCGTCTGATAAATCCTGTGAGGCGTCTGACAAATCCTGTAGTCAGAGCTCAGACATAATTCAGCATAAGAGGATTCACACTAGAGCAAAATCTTATAAATGTAGCAATTGTGAAAGAGTCTTCAGCCGTAGTGTACACCTCACTCAACATCAGAGAGTTCACAGAGAGATGCCTTGTAAGTGTACTGTGTGTGGCAGTGACTTCTGTCATACCTCACACTTAGCTGAACATCAGAAGGTCCGTTGTGAAGAGAAGTCCTATGAATACAACGAATGTGGGTTGACCTTTATTAAGCATCAAGGAATTCGTCTCAGAGAAAAGCCCTATAcatgtaatgaatgtggaaaagACTTCAGATTGAATTCCCATCTTATTCAGCATCAAAgaattcacacaggagagaaaccacatgaatgtaatgaatgtggaaaagctttcagtcaaACCTCATGCCTTATTCAGCATCACAAAATTCATAGGAAAGAGAAATCCTATGAGTGTAATGATTATCAGGATAATTTCAACCATAGCTCAGACCTTGTCCTGCAACAGGAAGTCCTCACCCGAGAAAAAGCCTTTGATTGTGATGCATGGGAAAAGAACCTCAGTCAGAGAGCACACCTTGTGCACCATCAAGGAATTCATACCAAAGAGAAACCTTACGAATGTAATGAAAGTGGGGAGACATTTAGTCAAGTTCAGGCCTCATTCAGCATCTGA
- the ZNF655 gene encoding zinc finger protein 655 isoform X2 codes for MEEISAQEAAGSPRVQFQPLETHSEGLSPEPQFVQDTDMEQGLTGGFPVSKPDGISQLEQDLQVFDLETKNREVLRDDCSDGETREENELLIPKQKIPEEVHSYKVRVGRLKKDIAQVPETREVYKTEDRLERLQEILRKFLFLEREFRQITISKKTFTSEKNSECNEPEKSFSLDSTLDADQRVLRIQNVDDIDKYDMSLNQNSADKHEQINLTQDFQSNEYKESLMELSHLNKCESIPATEKSYKCDACEKIFHQSSALSRHQRIHTREKPYKCKECEKSFSQSSSLSRHKRIHTREKPYKCEASDKSCEASDKSCSQSSDIIQHKRIHTRAKSYKCSNCERVFSRSVHLTQHQRVHREMPCKCTVCGSDFCHTSHLAEHQKVRCEEKSYEYNECGLTFIKHQGIRLREKPYTCNECGKDFRLNSHLIQHQRIHTGEKPHECNECGKAFSQTSCLIQHHKIHRKEKSYECNDYQDNFNHSSDLVLQQEVLTREKAFDCDAWEKNLSQRAHLVHHQGIHTKEKPYECNESGETFSQVQASFSI; via the exons GATTTCCAGTTTCCAAGCCTGATGGGATCTCCCAGCTGGAACAAGATCTACAGGTTTTTGATCTGGAAACTAAGAATAGAGAAGTCTTAAGAGATGACTGCTCAG ATGGAGAGACCAGAGAAGAAAACGAGCTGTTGATTCCTAAGcagaaaattccagaagaagtACATTCATACAAAGTGAGAGTAGGAAGACTCAAAAAGGATATTGCCCAAGTTCCTGAGACTAGAGAAGTGTATAAGACTGAGGACAGATTAGAAAGGCTTCAGGAAATCTTAAGGAAATTTCTCTTCCTGGAGAGAGAGTTTAGGCAAATAACAATCAGTAAGAAAACCTTCACCAGTGAGAAGAACAGTGAATGTAATGAACCTGAAAAAAGCTTCAGTCTGGACTCAACTCTTGATGCAGATCAGAGAGTTCTTAGAATACAGAATGTTGATGACATTGATAAGTATGATATGAGCCTCAACCAGAATTCAGCTGATAAACATGAACAAATAAATCTAACACAGGATTTTCAGAGTAATGAATATAAGGAAAGTTTAATGGAACTCTCCCACCTTAATAAATGTGAGAGCATTCCTGCCACTGAGAAATCCTATAAATGCGATGCATGTGAGAAAATCTTCCATCAGAGCTCAGCCCTTTCTagacatcagagaattcatactagAGAGAAACCCTACAAATGTAAAGAATGTGAAAAATCTTTCAGTCAGAGTTCAAGTCTTAGTCGACATAAAAGAATACACACTAGAGAAAAACCCTATAAATGTGAAGCGTCTGATAAATCCTGTGAGGCGTCTGACAAATCCTGTAGTCAGAGCTCAGACATAATTCAGCATAAGAGGATTCACACTAGAGCAAAATCTTATAAATGTAGCAATTGTGAAAGAGTCTTCAGCCGTAGTGTACACCTCACTCAACATCAGAGAGTTCACAGAGAGATGCCTTGTAAGTGTACTGTGTGTGGCAGTGACTTCTGTCATACCTCACACTTAGCTGAACATCAGAAGGTCCGTTGTGAAGAGAAGTCCTATGAATACAACGAATGTGGGTTGACCTTTATTAAGCATCAAGGAATTCGTCTCAGAGAAAAGCCCTATAcatgtaatgaatgtggaaaagACTTCAGATTGAATTCCCATCTTATTCAGCATCAAAgaattcacacaggagagaaaccacatgaatgtaatgaatgtggaaaagctttcagtcaaACCTCATGCCTTATTCAGCATCACAAAATTCATAGGAAAGAGAAATCCTATGAGTGTAATGATTATCAGGATAATTTCAACCATAGCTCAGACCTTGTCCTGCAACAGGAAGTCCTCACCCGAGAAAAAGCCTTTGATTGTGATGCATGGGAAAAGAACCTCAGTCAGAGAGCACACCTTGTGCACCATCAAGGAATTCATACCAAAGAGAAACCTTACGAATGTAATGAAAGTGGGGAGACATTTAGTCAAGTTCAGGCCTCATTCAGCATCTGA
- the TMEM225B gene encoding transmembrane protein 225B isoform X1 — MEKLPEQTSPESPCPSLEQEPRKSKDGETWPEDQLITKQKTLEVGTQPHEGEESERNKHAGPYGYGQNFGHISDFIRQPHILMEEKSQMCNICGKLFRRNTYHIQHEKIHTQEKPYECQECGKAFGHSSNLIQHQRIHTEEKLYECGECGKAFRRSSHLIQHQIIHTGEMPYMCHECGKAFSRSSSLLRHQRIHTREKPYECTECGKAFSQSSNLTEHRRVHTRERPYKCSDCGKAYSRNSHLIEHQRVHTGETPYDCNECGKSFSRSSLLIKHHRIHTGERPYECSECGKAFSRNSHLIQHQKTHSGVKPSECKECGKTFKYNSYLIDHLGIHS, encoded by the exons ATGGAGAAGCTGCCTGAGCAGACGTCCCCGGAGTCCCCGTGTCCGTCCCTCGAGCAGGAGCCTCGAAAGAGCAAGG ATGGTGAGACCTGGCCTGAGGATCAATTAATTACAAAGCAGAAAACTCTTGAAGTAGGGACACAGCCACATGAAGGAGAGGAATCTGAACGAAACAAACATGCGGGACCCTATGGGTATGGACAGAATTTTGGTCATATCTCAGACTTTATCCGACAGCCACACATTCTTatggaagaaaaatctcaaatgtgcAACATTTGTGGCAAGCTATTCAGACGGAACACATACCATATTCAGCATGAAAAAATCCACACACAGGAGAAGCCTTATGAGTGTCAggaatgtggaaaagcctttgGCCATAGTTCAAATCTCATTCAGCATCAAAGAATCCACACCGAGGAGAAACTCTACGAATGCGGTGAGTGTGGGAAGGCCTTCCGGCGCAGCTCACACCTCATCCAGCATCAGATCATCCACACGGGGGAGATGCCTTACATGTGTCATGAGTGCGGAAAAGCTTTCAGTCGGAGCTCAAGTCTCCTTCGACATCAGAGAATCCACACTAGGGAGAAGCCCTATGAATGTACcgaatgtgggaaggccttcagcCAGAGCTCAAATCTAACAGAACATCGGCGAGTTCACACCAGAGAGAGACCATACAAATGCAGCGACTGTGGGAAAGCTTACAGTCGTAACTCACACCTCATCGAACATCAGAGAGTCCATACAGGGGAGACTCCTTATGACTGTAATGAGTGTGGGAAATCTTTCAGTAGGAGTTCACTCCTTATCAAACATCATagaattcacactggagaaagaCCCTATGAGTGTAGTGAGTGCGGGAAGGCCTTTAGTCGGAACTCCCACCTTATTCAGCACCAGAAGACTCACAGTGGGGTAAAACCTTCtgaatgtaaagaatgtgggaaaaCCTTCAAGTACAATTCATACCTTATTGATCACCTGGGAATCCATTCATGA